The following are encoded together in the Naumannella cuiyingiana genome:
- the pknB gene encoding Stk1 family PASTA domain-containing Ser/Thr kinase — protein MDETNNFDEQPTRPIGGTGPDDATTPRRAAASGPLLGGRYEVGGLLGRGGMAEVRQAYDTRLGRPVAVKQLRSDLATDPTFQARFRREAQSAAGLNHPNIVSVYDTGEELNADGVAVPYIVMELVEGQTLRDILRDDRKILPERALEITQGVLDALAYSHKNGIVHRDIKPANVMLTPTGQVKVMDFGIARAVADTSATMTQTAAVIGTAQYLSPEQARGETVDNRSDIYSAGCVLYELLTGRPPFIGDSPVSVAYQHVREQPVPPSQFDPLVTPDVDTITLKALSKDPADRYQDAREMRDDISRVLAGEGATAVLPAPSPAPDADATRLNPAVVETETVEDEEEPKKSRRVPIIIGILAALVLAGLVAGYFLLRPAPAPAQVAVPALNDFTPQAAEAQLRNVGLNSRIETERGADDNTVGRVIGQDPPEGTMVNPGSTVTLTVNEGPEKAEIPAGLVGSSRDEARKALEDAGFSNISEEADDSSDAPENEVLSVSPASGQSVPVSDSVTLRYSSGSVEIPNWVGSTRERVEADARDLDLRIDWQTETTSDQPPGLVTRSDPGAGKSAKRGDTVTVWRAEAPQPTQPTDQAPDPSPSESDEPSEPEPTGSAGPPTSEPTE, from the coding sequence ATGGACGAGACGAACAATTTCGACGAGCAACCGACCCGCCCGATCGGCGGCACGGGCCCGGACGATGCGACGACCCCGCGCCGGGCCGCCGCCTCCGGCCCGCTGCTCGGGGGTCGCTACGAGGTCGGCGGGTTGCTCGGTCGCGGAGGCATGGCGGAGGTACGCCAGGCCTACGACACCCGCCTCGGCCGGCCGGTGGCGGTGAAGCAGTTGCGCAGCGATCTCGCCACGGACCCGACCTTCCAGGCGCGGTTCCGGCGCGAGGCGCAGTCGGCGGCCGGGCTCAACCACCCCAACATCGTGTCGGTCTACGACACCGGGGAGGAGCTGAACGCCGACGGCGTCGCCGTGCCCTACATCGTGATGGAGCTGGTCGAGGGACAGACCCTGCGCGACATCCTGCGCGACGACCGCAAGATCTTGCCCGAGCGCGCGCTGGAGATCACCCAGGGCGTGCTGGATGCCTTGGCGTACTCCCACAAGAACGGGATCGTGCACCGCGACATCAAGCCGGCCAATGTGATGCTGACGCCGACCGGCCAGGTCAAGGTGATGGACTTCGGCATCGCGCGGGCGGTCGCCGACACCTCGGCGACGATGACGCAGACCGCGGCGGTGATCGGCACGGCGCAGTACCTGTCGCCGGAGCAGGCGCGCGGCGAGACCGTCGACAACCGCTCCGACATCTACTCGGCCGGCTGCGTGCTGTACGAGTTGTTGACCGGGCGGCCGCCGTTCATCGGTGACTCGCCGGTCTCCGTGGCGTACCAGCACGTGCGGGAGCAGCCGGTGCCGCCGAGCCAGTTCGATCCGCTGGTGACCCCCGATGTGGACACGATCACGCTGAAGGCGCTGTCGAAGGACCCGGCGGACCGCTACCAGGACGCGCGGGAGATGCGCGACGACATCAGCCGGGTGCTGGCCGGGGAGGGTGCGACGGCGGTGCTGCCGGCGCCGAGCCCGGCCCCCGACGCCGACGCGACCCGACTGAACCCGGCGGTTGTCGAGACCGAGACCGTGGAGGACGAGGAGGAGCCGAAGAAGTCGCGCCGGGTGCCGATCATCATCGGCATCCTCGCCGCCCTGGTCCTGGCCGGGCTGGTCGCTGGCTATTTCCTGCTGCGGCCGGCGCCGGCTCCGGCCCAGGTCGCAGTGCCCGCGCTGAACGACTTCACCCCGCAGGCCGCGGAGGCCCAACTGCGCAATGTCGGCCTGAACTCGCGGATCGAGACCGAACGCGGCGCCGATGACAACACCGTCGGCCGGGTGATCGGCCAGGATCCGCCCGAGGGCACGATGGTGAACCCGGGCAGCACCGTCACGCTGACCGTGAACGAGGGCCCGGAGAAGGCCGAGATCCCTGCCGGCCTGGTCGGCTCCAGCCGCGACGAGGCCCGCAAGGCGCTGGAGGACGCCGGTTTCAGCAACATCAGCGAGGAGGCCGACGACTCCAGCGATGCCCCGGAGAACGAGGTGCTCAGCGTCTCCCCGGCCTCCGGCCAGTCGGTACCGGTCTCGGACTCGGTCACGCTGCGCTACTCCAGCGGCTCGGTCGAGATCCCGAACTGGGTGGGCAGCACGCGCGAGCGGGTCGAGGCCGATGCCCGCGATCTCGACCTGCGGATCGACTGGCAGACGGAGACGACGAGTGATCAGCCCCCGGGCCTGGTCACCCGCAGCGACCCCGGGGCGGGCAAGTCCGCCAAGCGCGGGGACACCGTCACCGTCTGGCGGGCCGAGGCGCCGCAGCCGACCCAGCCGACCGACCAGGCCCCGGACCCCTCGCCCAGCGAGTCCGACGAACCGAGCGAGCCGGAACCGACCGGTTCCGCCGGCCCGCCCACCTCCGAGCCGACCGAGTAG
- a CDS encoding peptidoglycan D,D-transpeptidase FtsI family protein — protein MNRPIRRVSVVAMIMFALLLANATYTVLVREGTLNADPANRRARDSEFGQDRGPILAVGPTELAITEPVDDQYGYQRVYPDDPEIYAPVTGYYSYDHARTALENSYNTELAGTDDSLFIRRLMDTITGQKPTGATVETTINPAAQRAAWEGLDGRKGAVVAMNPQTGEVLAMVSSPSYDPNEIASHDIADANAAWTRLNDDPDRPLANRGAREIYPPGSTFKLVTAAAALEDGMNPDTQVDSPDKLTLPQTNTQLGNDTNCGGTRITIDQALRVSCNTAFANLGLQLGDDKLRDQASRFGFGSRPLPELAAAASRYPDDPNAPQTALSAIGQGDVAASPLQMTMVTAGIANGGKVMDPYLVSTVRGEDLSVISQKRPSVRSTAMSEDNARALREMMVNVVEDGTGSNAQISGIGVGGKTGTAQTTPERPPYAWFTAFAPADNPTVAVTVFIEEADIPRNDIAGGRLAAPIAKDVMEAVLR, from the coding sequence ATGAACCGCCCGATCCGCCGCGTCTCCGTCGTCGCGATGATCATGTTCGCGCTGCTGCTGGCCAATGCCACCTACACCGTGCTGGTCCGCGAGGGCACGCTGAATGCCGACCCGGCGAATCGGCGGGCCCGCGACTCCGAGTTCGGCCAGGACCGCGGACCGATCCTCGCCGTCGGCCCGACCGAGCTGGCGATCACCGAGCCGGTCGACGACCAGTACGGCTACCAGCGGGTCTATCCCGACGATCCCGAGATCTACGCGCCGGTCACCGGCTACTACTCCTACGACCATGCCCGCACCGCCCTGGAGAACTCCTACAACACCGAGCTGGCCGGCACCGACGACTCGCTGTTCATCCGTCGGCTGATGGACACCATCACCGGGCAGAAGCCGACCGGCGCCACCGTGGAGACCACGATCAACCCGGCCGCCCAGCGGGCCGCGTGGGAGGGCTTGGACGGCCGCAAGGGCGCCGTCGTGGCGATGAATCCGCAGACCGGGGAGGTGCTGGCGATGGTTTCCTCGCCGAGTTATGACCCGAACGAGATCGCCAGTCATGACATCGCCGACGCCAACGCGGCCTGGACCCGGCTGAACGACGATCCCGACCGTCCGCTGGCCAATCGCGGGGCCCGGGAGATCTACCCGCCCGGCTCGACATTCAAGCTGGTCACCGCGGCCGCCGCCCTGGAGGACGGGATGAACCCCGACACGCAGGTCGACTCCCCCGACAAGCTGACGCTGCCGCAGACCAACACCCAGCTCGGCAACGACACCAACTGCGGCGGCACCAGGATCACCATCGACCAGGCGCTGCGGGTCTCGTGCAATACCGCGTTCGCCAATCTCGGGCTGCAGCTCGGCGACGACAAGCTGCGCGACCAGGCCAGCCGGTTCGGCTTCGGCTCCCGGCCGCTGCCCGAGCTGGCGGCGGCGGCGAGCCGCTACCCCGACGACCCGAATGCGCCGCAGACCGCGCTCAGCGCGATCGGGCAGGGCGATGTGGCGGCCAGCCCGCTGCAGATGACGATGGTCACCGCCGGCATCGCGAACGGCGGCAAGGTGATGGACCCCTATCTGGTCAGCACCGTCCGCGGTGAGGACCTGTCGGTGATCAGTCAGAAGCGGCCGAGCGTGCGGTCCACCGCGATGAGCGAGGACAATGCCCGGGCCCTGCGCGAGATGATGGTCAATGTCGTGGAGGACGGCACGGGCTCCAATGCGCAGATCAGCGGGATCGGCGTGGGCGGCAAGACCGGTACGGCGCAGACCACGCCGGAGCGGCCGCCGTATGCCTGGTTCACCGCCTTCGCACCCGCCGACAACCCGACCGTTGCCGTGACGGTCTTCATCGAGGAGGCCGACATCCCGCGCAATGACATCGCCGGCGGACGCCTGGCGGCGCCGATCGCGAAGGACGTGATGGAGGCGGTACTGCGATGA
- a CDS encoding FtsW/RodA/SpoVE family cell cycle protein, translated as MSAATAEAGTTVVYHKRRNVELAMLLLACGIGIAGYWITSVNLLEEAPPNLPVVAGIWVGLALAAHAVIRWRLPYADPLILPCVVALNGLGLVMIHRLDLATRFSDRPTDDATTQLMWSVLAVAVLIFGVIVVRDYRPLQRFTYTLGLASIVLLLLPMLPGIGREINGARIWIGVGPFSFQPSEIAKIALSIAFAGYLVEKRDVLALAGARVLGIDLPRPRDLGPIMIVWGVAMAILVFQRDLGTSLLFFGLFVMMLYVATERPGWPILGTLLFVGGAIGGYFAFSHVRVRVQAWLDPFANFDRNFQIIQGQFGMAWGGLSGTGLGEGQPWRTPLAKSDFISASIGEELGTAGLMAVIMIYALLVARGLRTALASRDPFGKLLAAGLSFVLALQVFAIIGGVTRLLPLTGLTTPFMSQGGSSLLANWTVAGLLLIISNQVRRPVVARPAIPDEERTQVVSGGGER; from the coding sequence ATGAGCGCCGCGACCGCCGAGGCGGGCACCACCGTCGTCTACCACAAGCGCCGCAATGTCGAACTCGCGATGCTGCTGCTGGCCTGCGGGATCGGCATCGCCGGCTACTGGATCACCTCGGTGAACCTGCTCGAGGAGGCACCGCCGAACCTGCCGGTGGTCGCCGGCATCTGGGTCGGGCTGGCGCTCGCCGCCCATGCCGTGATCCGCTGGCGGCTGCCCTATGCCGACCCGCTGATCCTGCCCTGTGTCGTCGCGCTGAACGGGCTCGGACTGGTGATGATCCACCGCCTGGACCTCGCCACCCGGTTCAGCGACCGGCCGACCGATGACGCCACCACCCAACTGATGTGGAGCGTGCTCGCCGTCGCGGTGTTGATCTTCGGCGTGATCGTGGTTCGCGACTATCGGCCGCTGCAGCGGTTCACCTATACCCTCGGCCTGGCCAGCATCGTGTTGTTGCTGTTGCCGATGCTTCCCGGCATCGGCCGGGAGATCAACGGGGCCCGGATCTGGATCGGGGTCGGGCCGTTCTCCTTCCAGCCCTCGGAGATCGCCAAGATCGCGCTGTCGATCGCCTTCGCCGGCTATCTGGTCGAGAAGCGCGATGTGCTCGCCCTGGCCGGCGCCCGGGTGCTCGGCATCGACCTGCCCCGGCCGCGCGACCTCGGCCCGATCATGATCGTCTGGGGCGTCGCGATGGCGATCTTGGTCTTCCAGCGCGATCTCGGCACCTCGCTGCTGTTCTTCGGGCTGTTCGTGATGATGCTCTACGTCGCCACCGAACGGCCGGGCTGGCCGATCCTCGGCACCTTGCTGTTCGTGGGCGGCGCGATCGGCGGCTACTTCGCGTTCAGCCACGTGCGGGTGCGGGTGCAGGCCTGGCTCGACCCGTTCGCCAACTTCGATCGCAACTTCCAGATCATCCAGGGCCAGTTCGGGATGGCGTGGGGCGGGCTGTCGGGCACCGGTCTCGGCGAGGGGCAGCCCTGGCGTACCCCGCTGGCGAAGTCGGACTTCATCTCCGCCAGCATCGGCGAGGAGCTGGGTACCGCCGGCCTGATGGCCGTGATCATGATCTACGCGCTGCTGGTGGCGCGCGGTTTGCGTACCGCCCTCGCCTCCCGGGATCCGTTCGGCAAGCTGTTGGCCGCCGGCCTTTCCTTCGTGCTGGCGCTGCAGGTGTTCGCGATCATCGGCGGGGTGACGCGGCTGTTGCCGCTGACCGGTCTGACCACGCCGTTCATGTCGCAGGGCGGCTCCTCGCTGCTCGCCAACTGGACCGTCGCCGGCCTGCTGCTGATCATCTCCAACCAGGTACGCCGTCCCGTCGTGGCCCGTCCGGCGATCCCCGACGAGGAGCGCACCCAGGTCGTGTCCGGTGGTGGTGAGCGATGA
- a CDS encoding PP2C family protein-serine/threonine phosphatase: MKLSFIAHSETGPVRKNNQDSGYASPRLLVVADGMGGAAAGDLASAVAIDQFRRVDERAAADRDHTLRGEDMLALLAGAITRANDKIADLVADDPELEGMGTTVSAYLFDGDRLALAHIGDSRAYLMRDGELRRTTHDHSWVQSLIDEGKITEEEAATHPHRNLLLKVLNGQAATEPDLELVDIEPGDRLLICSDGLSGLTDDESITRAMRRPELTDALDELIDLAHAGGGIDNITIVLADVQGDDERPAATGTGEAAVAPLGEPVTNDDGTEDTLVRTPPAAGAGSDAPAEALEPIVLGAATERAIPAVRHRTAAERAAAESDEQLLVESERDDEHERYAPTSPPRRRWLRIALGVLAAVVLLGIGALAGNAWIGTQYYVGVAGENVAIYRGLPDDVAGVPLSQVSEVTETRVSDLPRYFRDRVAENIRASDLPGARNTVAELRAAAELCIAQRNTEPPLDPQPTPTAPPGPTPGTGESVAPGASPSAGTTPAPRDTGSANPSPTTTSPTPGVTQECG; the protein is encoded by the coding sequence ATGAAGCTCAGTTTCATCGCGCACTCCGAGACGGGCCCGGTCCGCAAGAACAACCAGGACTCGGGGTACGCCTCACCGCGGCTGCTGGTGGTGGCCGACGGGATGGGCGGCGCGGCGGCGGGTGATCTTGCCTCCGCGGTCGCCATCGACCAGTTCCGCCGGGTGGACGAGCGTGCCGCCGCCGATCGTGATCACACCCTGCGCGGCGAGGACATGTTGGCGCTGCTGGCGGGCGCGATCACCCGCGCCAACGACAAGATCGCCGATCTGGTCGCCGACGACCCCGAGCTCGAAGGGATGGGCACGACCGTCTCGGCGTACCTCTTCGACGGCGACCGGCTGGCGCTCGCCCACATCGGCGACTCCCGCGCCTATCTGATGCGCGACGGCGAGCTGCGGCGTACCACTCATGATCATTCCTGGGTGCAGTCGCTGATCGACGAGGGCAAGATCACCGAGGAGGAGGCGGCCACCCATCCGCACCGGAATCTGTTACTGAAGGTGCTGAACGGCCAGGCCGCGACCGAGCCCGACCTGGAGTTGGTCGACATCGAGCCCGGGGACCGGTTGCTGATCTGCTCCGACGGACTGTCCGGGCTGACCGATGACGAGTCGATCACCCGCGCGATGCGCCGGCCGGAGCTGACCGACGCGCTGGACGAGCTGATCGACCTCGCCCACGCCGGCGGCGGCATCGACAACATCACCATCGTGCTCGCCGACGTCCAGGGCGATGATGAGCGGCCAGCGGCGACCGGCACCGGCGAGGCCGCGGTAGCGCCGCTGGGCGAGCCCGTGACCAATGACGACGGCACCGAGGACACCCTGGTCCGCACGCCCCCCGCCGCGGGCGCCGGCTCCGACGCGCCCGCCGAGGCGCTCGAACCGATCGTGCTCGGCGCGGCGACCGAGCGCGCGATCCCGGCCGTCCGGCACCGCACGGCGGCCGAGCGCGCGGCTGCCGAGTCCGACGAACAGTTGCTGGTCGAGTCCGAGCGCGACGACGAACACGAGCGCTATGCACCGACCAGCCCCCCGCGGCGGCGCTGGCTGCGGATCGCCCTCGGCGTGCTCGCCGCGGTCGTCCTGCTCGGCATCGGCGCGCTGGCCGGCAACGCCTGGATCGGTACGCAGTACTACGTCGGGGTGGCCGGCGAGAACGTCGCCATCTACCGCGGCCTGCCCGATGACGTGGCCGGCGTACCGCTGTCCCAGGTCTCGGAGGTGACCGAGACCCGGGTCAGTGACCTGCCCCGCTACTTCCGCGACCGGGTCGCGGAGAACATCCGCGCGAGCGACCTGCCCGGTGCCCGGAACACGGTCGCGGAGCTGCGCGCGGCCGCCGAACTGTGCATCGCCCAGCGCAACACCGAACCACCGCTCGATCCGCAACCGACCCCGACCGCGCCGCCCGGCCCGACGCCCGGGACCGGCGAGTCGGTGGCGCCGGGCGCATCGCCGAGCGCCGGCACGACGCCGGCCCCCCGGGACACGGGCAGCGCCAACCCGAGTCCGACCACCACCAGCCCGACCCCGGGCGTCACGCAGGAATGCGGATGA
- a CDS encoding FHA domain-containing protein FhaB/FipA: MGSAIAVTVIKVAFLALLWIFILICASIIRTDIFGRKVATADLPHADLDEPRRGRRRQRGAPRRVVISNGPQAGIEADLAGGVVRIGRSSDCQLILDDDYVSTRHGQVTVRPDGIIVAEDLGSTNGTYVNGQRITQPTQLTPADTLRIGRTQLKLDS, encoded by the coding sequence ATGGGTTCGGCGATCGCCGTCACCGTGATCAAGGTGGCCTTCCTCGCGCTGCTGTGGATCTTCATCCTGATCTGCGCATCGATCATCCGGACCGACATCTTCGGCCGCAAGGTCGCCACGGCTGACCTGCCGCACGCCGACCTCGACGAGCCCCGCCGCGGCCGGCGCCGCCAGCGCGGTGCACCGCGCCGGGTGGTGATCAGCAACGGCCCGCAGGCGGGCATCGAGGCCGACCTCGCGGGCGGCGTGGTGCGCATCGGCCGCAGCTCGGACTGCCAACTGATCCTCGACGACGACTACGTCTCGACCCGGCACGGCCAGGTGACGGTACGCCCGGACGGCATCATCGTCGCCGAGGACCTCGGCTCCACCAATGGCACCTATGTCAACGGGCAGCGGATCACCCAGCCGACGCAGCTCACCCCCGCCGACACCTTGCGGATCGGGCGTACCCAACTGAAGCTGGACAGCTGA
- a CDS encoding FhaA domain-containing protein, translated as MSVFDRFEKRIEGAVNGVFARAFKGDVQPVEIAARLQKELDSKAQILSRHRRLVPNEFVIELSQHDYDRLTPYGKKLTAEIIPELRGHAGNMGYEFNGPIMLHFDLDEDLPTGRFNVSSEAVAEVDGSAGVAAEPVTTGSLRRTRLVLEVNGMRHPLNPPGFTIGRGSDADLRINDPGISRRHARVQVGGSGLDLTYTITDLGSTNGISVNGERVRSAELRDGTRIEIGNTRMLVHAPSGQ; from the coding sequence ATGAGCGTGTTCGACCGCTTCGAGAAGCGGATCGAGGGAGCGGTCAACGGCGTCTTCGCGCGCGCCTTCAAGGGCGACGTGCAGCCCGTCGAGATCGCCGCCCGCCTGCAGAAGGAACTCGACTCGAAGGCCCAGATCCTCTCCCGCCACCGCCGGCTCGTGCCCAACGAGTTCGTCATCGAACTGTCCCAGCACGACTACGACCGGCTCACCCCCTACGGCAAGAAGCTGACCGCGGAGATCATCCCGGAGTTGCGCGGCCACGCCGGCAACATGGGCTATGAGTTCAACGGCCCGATCATGTTGCACTTCGATCTCGACGAGGACCTGCCGACGGGCCGGTTCAACGTCTCCTCCGAGGCGGTGGCCGAGGTGGACGGCAGTGCCGGTGTCGCGGCCGAGCCGGTGACCACCGGCAGTCTGCGCCGCACCCGGCTGGTGCTCGAGGTGAACGGCATGCGGCACCCGCTGAACCCGCCCGGCTTCACGATCGGCCGCGGCTCGGATGCCGACCTGCGGATCAACGACCCGGGCATCTCGCGCCGCCATGCGCGGGTCCAGGTCGGCGGCTCCGGGCTGGACCTGACCTACACGATCACCGACCTCGGTTCGACCAACGGCATCAGCGTGAACGGCGAACGGGTGCGCTCCGCGGAGCTACGCGACGGCACCCGGATCGAGATCGGCAACACCCGGATGCTCGTTCACGCGCCCTCGGGGCAGTAG
- a CDS encoding DUF480 domain-containing protein: protein MTELPQLDAAEQRILGSLLEKELTVPGSYPLTLNAVRTAANQTSSREPVTDYDERTVNETLKRLRDADLVTTTWAGAGQRAVKFAQTIAHRAGWTPAQRALLTVLLLRGPQPAGALKTRTERLYAFDDRAAVETELAAMAAAEQPLVRQLPRQAGQHDPRWIHLLGPVEHADGAAPAEPAADLDSVLAAGGPARDDRVRAAYGTVARSYADNFDDELADGEQSLPFERWLLDRIAALAGDAPIADAGCGPGHVTAYLNRRGAHATGIDLTEEMVEQARERHPEGDYAVGDLRQLLRPTGADGWGAVLAWYSLIHLAGSELAPAIAALARPLRPGGWLLIALHAGAEVIGLDRWFGHAIDLDFVLHPPDSVRAAAEAAGLTDIEWYLRGPQAGETTTRYYLLGRRAPEPGA, encoded by the coding sequence GTGACCGAACTGCCCCAGCTCGACGCGGCGGAGCAGCGCATCCTCGGCAGTCTGTTGGAGAAGGAGCTCACGGTCCCGGGCTCCTACCCGCTGACGCTGAACGCCGTGCGTACCGCCGCCAACCAGACCTCCAGCCGCGAACCCGTCACCGATTACGACGAGCGCACCGTCAACGAGACCCTGAAGCGGCTGCGCGATGCCGACCTCGTCACCACCACCTGGGCCGGCGCCGGCCAGCGGGCGGTGAAGTTCGCCCAGACCATCGCCCACCGTGCGGGCTGGACTCCGGCCCAGCGGGCGCTGCTGACCGTGCTGTTGCTCCGCGGCCCGCAGCCGGCCGGCGCGCTGAAGACCCGCACCGAGCGCCTGTACGCCTTCGACGACCGCGCCGCCGTCGAGACCGAGCTCGCCGCGATGGCCGCCGCCGAGCAGCCGCTGGTACGCCAACTGCCACGCCAGGCCGGGCAGCACGACCCCCGCTGGATCCACCTGCTCGGGCCGGTCGAGCACGCCGACGGCGCCGCCCCGGCCGAGCCCGCGGCCGACCTGGACAGCGTGCTCGCCGCCGGCGGGCCGGCCCGCGACGACCGGGTCCGGGCCGCCTACGGCACGGTCGCCCGTTCCTATGCCGACAACTTCGACGACGAGCTCGCCGACGGCGAGCAGAGCCTGCCGTTCGAGCGTTGGCTGCTGGACCGGATCGCGGCCCTGGCCGGCGACGCGCCGATCGCCGACGCCGGCTGCGGGCCGGGCCACGTCACGGCGTACCTGAATCGCCGCGGCGCGCACGCGACCGGCATCGACCTGACCGAGGAGATGGTCGAACAGGCCCGGGAGCGCCACCCCGAGGGCGACTATGCCGTCGGTGACCTGCGCCAACTGCTCCGCCCAACCGGCGCGGACGGCTGGGGCGCGGTGCTCGCCTGGTACTCCCTGATCCACCTCGCCGGCTCCGAGCTCGCGCCCGCGATCGCCGCGCTGGCCCGCCCGCTGCGGCCGGGCGGCTGGCTGCTGATCGCCCTGCACGCGGGCGCGGAGGTGATCGGCCTCGACCGCTGGTTCGGCCACGCCATCGACCTGGACTTCGTCCTGCACCCGCCCGATTCCGTCCGCGCCGCGGCCGAGGCGGCCGGCCTGACCGACATCGAGTGGTACCTGCGCGGCCCGCAGGCCGGCGAGACGACCACGCGCTACTACCTGCTCGGCCGCCGGGCGCCCGAACCCGGCGCCTGA
- a CDS encoding rhamnulokinase family protein, giving the protein MINPRVFGAIDIGASGGRVMAGIVDARRVELVAVHRFANGAVRRDGHLRWELGRLLTEVERGLAALARDFPQTESIGIDTWAVDYGLLDAAGRPLADPIAYRDERTATAVPRVDAAVDRARQYAINGLQHLPFTTLYQLDAERDGPLWDRAAHIVLLPDLIAHHLTGALSTEATNASTTGLVDVRTGDWSGELLAALGIDPGLLPAIEQPGTVRGRLRPELARRLGLDAAVTTVGSHDTASAVVGVPAADRDIAFVSSGTWSLVGVELDAPVLDEASRAANFTNERGVDDRIRYLRNVGGLWLLQECLRAWGVSGTPAALLAEAGALPTGGGVIDVDDAEFIAPGEMPERIAAALRRDGWPEPRTRAETVRVILDSLAGAYARTIEQASALSGRRVATVHVVGGGAQNEALCRLTAAATGREVVAGPTEATALGNVLVQARAHGAAPATLEEMRAGLAAGQQLRRYAPA; this is encoded by the coding sequence GTGATCAATCCCCGGGTCTTCGGCGCGATCGACATCGGGGCCTCCGGCGGCCGCGTGATGGCGGGGATCGTCGACGCCCGGCGGGTCGAGCTCGTCGCGGTGCACCGCTTCGCCAACGGGGCGGTACGCCGCGACGGCCACCTGCGCTGGGAGCTCGGCCGCCTGCTCACCGAGGTCGAGCGCGGACTGGCCGCGCTGGCCCGCGACTTCCCGCAGACCGAGTCGATCGGGATCGACACCTGGGCCGTCGACTACGGGCTGCTGGACGCGGCGGGCCGGCCGCTGGCCGATCCGATCGCCTATCGCGACGAGCGCACGGCGACCGCCGTGCCGCGCGTCGACGCCGCCGTGGACCGGGCCCGCCAGTACGCGATCAACGGGCTGCAGCACCTGCCGTTCACCACCCTCTACCAGCTCGACGCCGAACGCGACGGGCCGCTGTGGGACCGCGCCGCACACATCGTCCTGCTGCCCGATCTGATCGCCCACCACCTGACCGGGGCGCTGTCCACGGAGGCCACGAACGCCTCCACCACCGGCCTGGTCGACGTGCGCACCGGCGACTGGTCGGGCGAACTGCTCGCCGCGCTCGGGATCGATCCGGGATTGCTGCCGGCGATCGAGCAGCCCGGCACGGTGCGCGGGCGGTTGCGCCCGGAGCTGGCCCGCCGACTGGGTCTGGACGCCGCGGTGACCACCGTCGGCTCCCACGACACGGCCTCGGCCGTCGTGGGCGTACCCGCCGCGGATCGCGACATCGCCTTCGTGTCGTCCGGTACCTGGTCGCTGGTGGGTGTCGAGTTGGACGCGCCGGTGCTGGACGAGGCCAGCCGCGCTGCCAACTTCACCAACGAGCGCGGCGTGGACGATCGGATCCGCTACCTGCGCAATGTCGGCGGGCTGTGGCTGCTGCAGGAATGCCTGCGCGCCTGGGGCGTGTCGGGTACGCCGGCCGCGCTGCTCGCCGAGGCCGGGGCGCTGCCCACGGGCGGCGGGGTGATCGACGTCGACGACGCGGAGTTCATCGCGCCGGGCGAGATGCCCGAGCGGATCGCCGCGGCGCTGCGACGCGACGGTTGGCCCGAGCCCCGCACGCGGGCCGAGACGGTGCGGGTGATCCTCGACTCCCTCGCCGGGGCCTATGCCCGGACCATCGAGCAGGCCTCGGCGCTGTCCGGGCGTCGCGTCGCGACCGTGCACGTGGTCGGCGGGGGCGCCCAGAACGAGGCGCTGTGCCGGCTCACCGCCGCGGCGACCGGCCGGGAGGTGGTGGCGGGCCCGACCGAGGCGACCGCGCTCGGCAATGTGCTCGTCCAGGCCCGCGCCCACGGCGCCGCGCCGGCGACCCTGGAGGAGATGCGCGCGGGCCTGGCGGCCGGCCAGCAGCTGCGCCGCTACGCGCCCGCCTGA